Proteins encoded in a region of the Paucibacter sediminis genome:
- a CDS encoding GGDEF domain-containing protein, translating to MATADAMMAAGQHAQAVALLEDLLAELAPEHPRLRGQLLNRLAVNYPRLGQSQQGLRAAHAAVQLFERLPSGLAGLATAHCALSFCYAMLRMGQEALQAGLRALHSAREAGNSELEAWALNRIGLAYEALGDLQQAQTSTTQSLEIAQRQELAELHFAAINNLCCFASLAEHEALLEHQDARAQGHALRALQLTEQACQLARASGNVHWRAAALANRVDALLSGSELDTAAALIDEYLPLAQEHRFAWLVLHAQLQRARLLQLGDQAGRAIAILRSLLAADLDRMPPKLKRRAVHMLVGLHKQRGEYYEALQCLEQLAELDRRWARDKLALHSKALLIREEVAQAQARADVASRDAERERERAERLLHEHEALSSQAAELGRIAVEDVLTGLFNRRHADQALPVLSQRAISQGQPLSLAMLDLDHFKQINDRYGHAMGDQVLRAVAQHLRTSVRSADLMARIGGEEFVVALLGAPLAKAREICERIRSAIAGHDWEALAPELKVSVSIGLACAQTAEEHGRLLERADQALYAAKHAGRNQVRVSLADAGTAGREVPTAA from the coding sequence AGCCAGCAGGGGCTGCGCGCGGCGCATGCGGCGGTGCAACTGTTCGAGCGCCTGCCCAGCGGGCTGGCCGGCCTGGCGACGGCGCATTGCGCGCTCTCCTTCTGCTACGCCATGCTGCGCATGGGCCAGGAGGCCCTGCAGGCCGGCCTGCGCGCCCTGCACAGCGCCCGCGAGGCCGGCAATTCGGAGCTGGAGGCCTGGGCACTGAACCGCATCGGCCTGGCCTACGAAGCCCTGGGCGATCTGCAGCAGGCCCAGACCTCGACCACCCAATCGCTCGAGATCGCGCAGCGCCAGGAGCTGGCCGAGCTGCACTTCGCGGCCATCAACAACCTCTGCTGCTTTGCCAGCCTGGCCGAGCACGAGGCCCTGCTGGAACATCAGGACGCGCGCGCCCAGGGCCATGCCTTGCGGGCCCTGCAGCTGACCGAGCAGGCCTGCCAGCTGGCCCGCGCCTCGGGCAATGTGCACTGGCGCGCGGCGGCGCTGGCGAACCGCGTCGATGCCCTGCTCTCCGGCAGCGAGCTCGACACGGCCGCGGCCCTGATCGACGAGTACCTGCCGCTGGCGCAGGAACATCGTTTTGCCTGGCTGGTGCTGCACGCCCAGCTGCAGCGCGCGCGGCTGCTGCAGCTGGGCGATCAGGCGGGGCGCGCGATCGCCATCCTGCGCAGCCTGCTGGCGGCCGATCTGGATCGCATGCCACCCAAGCTCAAGCGCCGCGCCGTGCACATGCTGGTCGGCCTGCACAAGCAGCGGGGCGAGTACTACGAGGCCCTGCAATGCCTCGAGCAGCTGGCCGAGCTGGACCGCCGCTGGGCCCGGGACAAGCTGGCCCTGCACAGCAAGGCCCTGCTGATACGCGAGGAAGTGGCGCAGGCCCAGGCGCGCGCCGACGTCGCCAGCCGCGATGCCGAGCGCGAGCGCGAACGCGCCGAGCGCCTGCTGCACGAGCACGAGGCCCTCAGCAGCCAGGCCGCCGAGCTGGGCCGCATTGCCGTGGAAGACGTGCTCACCGGCCTCTTCAACCGCCGCCACGCCGACCAGGCCCTGCCGGTGCTGAGCCAGCGCGCCATCAGCCAGGGCCAGCCGCTCAGCCTGGCGATGCTGGACCTCGATCACTTCAAGCAGATCAACGACCGCTATGGCCACGCCATGGGCGACCAGGTCTTGCGCGCCGTGGCCCAGCACCTGCGCACCAGCGTGCGCAGCGCCGATCTGATGGCGCGCATCGGCGGCGAGGAATTCGTCGTCGCGCTGCTGGGGGCGCCGCTGGCCAAGGCGCGCGAGATCTGCGAGCGCATACGCAGCGCGATTGCCGGGCACGACTGGGAGGCGCTGGCGCCCGAGTTGAAGGTGAGCGTCAGCATCGGCCTGGCCTGCGCCCAGACCGCCGAGGAACATGGCCGGCTGCTGGAGCGCGCCGACCAGGCCCTCTACGCCGCCAAGCATGCCGGCCGCAACCAGGTGCGCGTGAGCCTGGCCGATGCCGGGACGGCCGGTCGCGAAGTCCCCACAGCGGCTTGA